The Gammaproteobacteria bacterium nucleotide sequence TACGGCGGTGACGGGATTGAAGGGCATCATGGGTGTCTGGCCTGTGTCGCGTCGTCGGAAGAAGAATCGTCGCTGGCGGGGCCCAGGGCTTCGATGTCATAGCCCCGCGGATAGGTCGGGCGTCTCAGTTGGGTGCGCAGTACGGGCCTGCGTCTTGCCGGCAGCCAGCCGGCGAACCGGCCCCGCAGCCGCAGCAAACCGCGCACCGAACGCTGCATGAAATCAGTCTGCGGCGCAAAGCCGAATGCACTCAGCAGAGGCCTGTCCAGCATGGCATAGATCACCGGGCGGCCGAGCGCGAACAATGCCCGCGGCAGATAAAAACCCAGAAACAGGTCGCGCGTCTTTTCCGCCACCACCTGGTTGGCCTCTGCGTAACGAAACCGCTCGCGTTCGTATTCGATGTTGTAGCGCTCGAAGTCCGCGTAGCTGTCCGGCAGATCCCGGATGTGCATGCGCTCGCCCACCGCACGCCAGAACAGGAACCAGGCGAGACGCTCCTGCTCGACCATCCCGCGGTAGGCGAAACGGTCGATCCAGCGGATCGGTTCGAAGACGAACGTGGACAGCACGTACAGATAATCCTCGTTGCGTATCGGGTACCGCGCGTGCTGCCGGTTCATGTTGGCGAGTGCGGCACGCCCGCGTTCGCTGTCGTAGCCGTGCTCGACCAACTCGCTGAGGATGAGATCGGTATCGTCGTAGCGCTTGCGGGGACGTTCGGTCAGTTCGCCCGTCTTGCGCAGCAGGGCCGAGATGCGCGGGACGGCATAGGTGCGGAACAGGGCGAACTCGAGTGCGCGCGCGATATCGAAGGGGAATTCATAGGACGCGTCGATGAACACGATCTCGCAGTGATCCCGCGCCGGATCGAGCGTGCGTATGTGCTGAAGATGGCGTCCCCGCGCCATGGTGATCCCCTCCGAACGGTCATGCCCCCGCCAAGCATAGCCCAACCACCCGGCGGTCCCGCCGCCCCGCTCAGATCGCGATGGTGCCCGGCAGGCGCCGGAAGGGCGAGCGTCGCGGTTGATTGTCCTGCGGCGGGGCCGGTGGCGGCAAGATGCGCAGCTGCTTGACGTAAACCGCCACCGCGTTGTCCGTGCCCTTGATCAGCACATGATCGCCGACCCGGACCTGGTCCCAGAAAGGCTGGTCGACGCACAGACCGCGGCTGATCGGGATATCGAATTCCGCCACGTCGATCCCGTACGGGCAGGCGTGACTATGCCCCTCGAACTTGTCGACCACCGTGACGACCTGG carries:
- a CDS encoding oxygenase MpaB family protein → MARGRHLQHIRTLDPARDHCEIVFIDASYEFPFDIARALEFALFRTYAVPRISALLRKTGELTERPRKRYDDTDLILSELVEHGYDSERGRAALANMNRQHARYPIRNEDYLYVLSTFVFEPIRWIDRFAYRGMVEQERLAWFLFWRAVGERMHIRDLPDSYADFERYNIEYERERFRYAEANQVVAEKTRDLFLGFYLPRALFALGRPVIYAMLDRPLLSAFGFAPQTDFMQRSVRGLLRLRGRFAGWLPARRRPVLRTQLRRPTYPRGYDIEALGPASDDSSSDDATQARHP